In Colletotrichum higginsianum IMI 349063 chromosome 3, whole genome shotgun sequence, a genomic segment contains:
- a CDS encoding Glucosamine-6-phosphate isomerase, whose translation MRLIIRPDSRSASAHVAHYILDRIRTFQPTPEKPFVLGLPTGSSPIQIYEILVAEYKAGRISFENVITFNMDEYVGLPQTHPESYHSFMFRHFFSHVDIKPENVHILNGNASDLDAECAAYEDRIRAVGGIDLFLGGVGPDGHIAFNEPGSSLASRTRVKTLAMDTIRANARFFGGDLKKVPQMALTVGVQTVMEAREVVIIVNGANKSIALQKAIEGGVNHMWTLSCLQLHPYSMIVADEDATLELQVKTVKYFKSIEKVGLGKGFEQKLPLRLRTVSLVSPPQTPADSKAAFDEDHLVELTPDSMSSRIATWPVI comes from the exons ATGAGACTCATCATTAGACCCGACAGCAGGTCGGCATCAGCTCATGTGGCCCATTACATCCTGG ACCGCATAAGGACATTCCAACCAACACCTGAGAAGCCGTTTGTTCTTGGACTCCCTACGGGCAGCAGCCCCATCCAGATCTACGAGATCCTTGTTGCGGAATACAAAGCCGGCCGCATCTCATTCGAAAATGTCATTACCTTTAACATG GATGAGTATGTCGGACTGCCTCAGACACACCCGGAGTCCTACCACAGCTTCATGTTCCGCCACTTCTTCTCGCACGTGGACATCAAGCCCGAAAACGTACACATCCTCAACGGCAACGCGTCTGACCTGGACGCCGAGTGCGCTGCGTACGAGGACCGGATTCGGGCCGTTGGCGGCATCGatctcttcctcggcggcgtcggcccgGACGGCCACATCGCCTTCAACGAGCCGGGTTCGAGCTTGGCGTCCCGTACTAGAGTGAAGACGCTGGCGATGGACACGATACGCGCCAACGCCcgcttcttcggcggcgacctgaAGAAGGTGCCGCAGATGGCGCTCACTGTTGGCGTTCAGACCGTCATGGAG GCGAGAGAAGTGGTCATCATTGTGAATGGTGCAAACAAGTCTATTGCTCTTCAGAAAGCgatcgagggcggcgtcaaTCACATGTGGACGCTGTCGTGTCTCCAACTCCACCCTTACTCGATGATTGTCGCGGACGAGGATGCGACGCTGGAGTTGCAGGTCAAGACTGTCAAG TACTTCAAGAGCATCGAAAAGGTCGGACTGGGTAAGGGATTCGAGCAGAAGCTCCCCTTGAGACTGAGGACCGTGTCGCTCGTCAGCCCTCCTCAGACGCCCGCCGACAGCAAGGCGGCATTTGACGAAGATCATCTCGTGGAGCTGACTCCGGACAGCATGTCGTCTCGCATTGCGACGTGGCCTGTTATTTGA
- a CDS encoding Duf1295 domain protein, whose translation MTDRGEGWNARLGVNTNEIPTPQHLPNATSGAEQDRYGGWFGGRVADKAGEKMDQAAEAVKENLPRGAGAEQERFGGWFGGNKADKAADKIRENVPHGTAAEQERVAGWFGDKADKAARKFDQAAGKVKENIPRGAGAEQDRYEGWFGGDKLPSAEDFNERLPHVSGAEQDRYNRWFGGDKGPSGTWVREHLPQASGAEQDRYASHWEGAADKLTDKIKEKFPRGTAAEQEHVAGWFGDKADKAARKFDQAAEKVKENIPRGAGAEQERFGGWFGGDKLPSTSQAAEHLPKASGAEQDPFGSHFEGKAPSADRIYRKLPRVSGAEQDRYSSHFSLHPSNPVNTATTTTLGLLQNALLPSFGLHAGLSTVAYAVARYTDRAEAKDWLWPSGQVANAWWTAIGARVVHDGLSVPAAWNSLGYTQKLLLSGVSAWGVRLFYRVASRSVKRGKDDARYVAAKKRDPKFWDKAFFTMFLPEAALQALIALPFTLPFRAPLTCAASSPFTDYPETFHSLAVFLFTAGFALETLADTQLEDHSRKSNELNREGVWSIVRHPNYLGDALCHLSFPVLLYSAGMLHPLAALGPVFNYFILRYLGGDKENEASQEERYAKENPLKFQQLQEYKRDKNSFWPSLSEYDNKWVLTVAAVGAVGVVVERGLLAYFRG comes from the exons ATGACCGATCGAGGAGAGGGCTGGAACGCCCGTCTGGGCGTGAATACGAACGAAATCCCGACGCCCCAACACCTGCCCAACGCGACGTCGGGCGCAGAACAAGACCGGTACGGCGGCTGGTTCGGCGGAAGggtcgccgacaaggccggcgagaagaTGGACCAGGCCGCTGAGGCTGTCAAGGAGAACCTCCctcgcggcgccggcgccgaacaAGAACGCTTCGGCGGCTGGTTCGGTGGCAAcaaggccgacaaggccgCTGACAAGATCCGGGAGAACGTGCCCCACGGCACCGCTGCTGAGCAGGAGCGCGTCGCCGGCTGGTtcggcgacaaggccgacaaggCGGCCCGCAAGTTCGACCAGGCCGCCGGGAAGGTCAAGGAGAACATCCCGcgtggcgctggcgctgagCAGGATCGCTACGAGGGCTggttcggcggcgacaagcTGCCTTCCGCCGAGGACTTCAACGAGAGGCTGCCGCACGTCTCGGGCGCCGAGCAGGATCGGTATAACCGCTggttcggcggcgacaagggACCTTCGGGCACCTGGGTCCGAGAGCACCTCCCGCAGGCCTCGGGTGCCGAGCAGGACCGCTACGCCTCCCATTGGGAGGGCGCCGCGGACAAGCTCACcgacaagatcaaggagaagTTCCCGCGCGGCACCGCTGCCGAGCAGGAGCACGTCGCCGGCTGGTtcggcgacaaggccgacaaggCGGCCCGCAAGTTCgaccaggccgccgagaaggtcAAGGAAAACATCCcacgcggcgccggcgccgagcaggagcGTTTCGGCGGCTggttcggcggcgacaagctgccgtcgacctcgcaGGCGGCGGAGCATTTGCCCAAGGCCTCCGGAGCCGAGCAGGACCCATTCGGATCCCACTTCGAGGGCaaggcgccgtcggcggacCGCATCTACAGAAAGCTCCCCAGGGTGTCGGGCGCCGAGCAGGATCGGTACAGCTCCCACTTCAGCCTTCACCCGAGCAACCCCGTCAacacggcgacgacgacgacgctcggcctcctccagAACGCCCTCCTCCCGTCCTTCGGCCTCCACGCCGGCCTCAGCACCGTCGCGTACGCCGTCGCTCGGTACACCGACAGAGCCGAGGCGAAGGACTGGCTGTGGCCTTCGGGCCAGGTCGCCAACGCCTGGTGgacggccatcggcgcccGCGTCGTCCACGACGGCCTCTCGGTCCCGGCGGCCTGGAACTCGCTCGGCTACACCCAGAAGCTGCTCCTCTCGGGCGTCAGCGCCTGGGGCGTGCGCCTCTTCTACCGCGTCGCCTCCCGCAGCGTGAAGCGCGGCAAGGACGACGCCCGCTACGTGGCCGCCAAGAAGAGAGACCCCAAGTTCTGGGACAAGGCCTTCTTCACCATGTTCCTGCCCGAGGCCGCGCTGCAGGCCCTGATCGCCCTGCCCTTCACCCTGCCCTTCCGCGCGCCCCTCACCTGCGCCGCCAGCTCGCCCTTCACCGACTACCCCGAGACCTTCCACAGCCTGGCCGTCTTCCTGTTCACCGCCGGCTTCGCCCTTGAGACCCTCGCCGATACCCAGCTGGAGGACCACTCCCGCAAGAGCAACGAGCTCAACCGCGAAGGCGTTTGGAGCATCGTCCGCCACCCCAA ctacctcggcgacgccctctGCCACCTATCCTTCCCCGTCCTCCTCTACAGCGCCGGCATGCTGCACCCGCTCGCCGCCCTGGGCCCTGTCTTCAACTACTTCATCCTCCGCTACCTCGGAGGCGACAAGGAGAACGAGGCCAGCCAGGAGGAGCGCTACGCGAAGGAGAACCCGCTCAAGTTCCAGCAGCTGCAGGAGTACAAGCGCGACAAGAACAGCTTCTGGCCCAGTCTCAGCGAGTACGACAACAAGTGGGTGCTGAccgtcgcggccgtcggcgccgtcggcgttgtTGTCGAGAGGGGTCTCTTGGCCTACTTCCGGGGCTGA
- a CDS encoding C6 finger domain-containing protein: MSIQQGRDKVSAGLETEESSGPSKARKACVNCRKQKMKCRIENGSTCRRCLRAGVPCVFVPRANSASHRESISLASLLQANEQSPLLKRSVFLRLKRLEEHLGLPPLDDAEEAESPASPDLMTLEPETPGESSLGALWNAVAVLRRSCASNISSNIWDKPLIKRLWLSFHETMPGLHFLPTKQTFSSPRPLMLASMLYCSSIRGPPEVAVLAPDYFAVLCGAISQLCMPQSEVGRAPEDQASAEEWAFQTVLGIILAGLLREAVVRETGVWISLAYRLILEHCPSNTDERSREWRRLFSGLQIVDLEHASIHLSCPVIPIEAPLPRLKIPMQDQLYRLSRMMHTGLTHFTGRGLPTIWSCFEGEPSVVAQMSSVSFSGVDGAVIRDWARQLDDWLVEFSDKDFDSEHEKKLVFRQYILHRLLVLSIYHPARGCNLFSNTTPKEQHELLVSARAAVKLQMCDSSIWSNWDLVMITWAALIVLQGVDGGVGEPDDLENVNIHLQKLKEMHEPKPSLRGILASRLDQKLQGLHTPASGDAEGFEQEIRNLDNSWYIFDQASLQAGYNLWSYETQGG; the protein is encoded by the exons ATGTCGATTCAACAAGGGAGGGACAAGGTGTCGGCAGGGCTGGAGACGGAGGAGTCGTCGGGTCCGAGCAAGGCCCGGAAAGCGTGCG TCAACTGCAGGAAGCAAAAG ATGAAGTGCAGGATCGAGAACGGGTCCACGTGTCGAAGATGCTTACGAGCAGGAGTTCCTTGCGTCTTTGTTCCTCGAGCCAAC TCGGCATCCCATCGTGAAAGCATCTCGCTTGCATCCCTTCTCCAGGCAAACGAGCAGAGCCCCTTGCTGAAAAGGTCCGTCTTTCTCCGCCTGAAACGGCTCGAAGAACACCTggggctgccgccgctcgacgacgccgaagaggccgagtCACCCGCATCCCCGGACTTGATGACGCTCGAGCCCGAGACGCCCGGGGAGAGCTCACTCGGCGCCCTGTGGAATGCGGTCGCCGTGCTCAGAAGAAGCTGCGCTTCCAACATCAGCTCAAACATCTGGGACAAACCCCTGATCAAGCGGCTATGGCTGTC CTTCCACGAGACCATGCCGGGGCTACACTTTCTGCCGACGAAACagaccttctcctcgccgcggccgctgatgctggcctccATGCTCTACTGCTCGAGCATCCGCGGCCCGCCCGAGGTCGCCGTCTTGGCGCCGGACTACTTCGCCGTCCTGTGCGGCGCCATCTCCCAGCTGTGCATGCCGCAGAGCGAGGTCGGCCGGGCGCCCGAGGACCAGGCCTCCGCGGAAGAGTGGGCGTTCCAGACGGTGCTGggcatcatcctcgccggcctgctcaGGGAGGCCGTCGTGAGGGAGACGGGGGTGTGGATATCTCTCGCGTACCGCCTCATCCTGGAACACTGCCCGTCGAATACCGATGAGCGGTCTCGCGAGTGGCGACGCCTGTTCTCCGGTCTGCAG ATTGTGGATCTCGAACACGCGTCGATCCACCTCTCGTGTCCCGTCATCCCCATCGAAGCACCCCTGCCGAGGCTGAAGATCCCGATGCAGGACCAGCTCTACCGGCtgtcgaggatgatgcaCACCGGCCTGACGCACTTCACGGGCCGAGGTCTCCCGACGATCTGGTCGTGCTTCGAAGGCGAGCCCAGCGTCGTCGCGCAGATGTCTTCCGTCTCCTtcagcggcgtcgacggcgccgtcatccgcGACTGGGCGCGGCAGCTGGACGACTGGCTCGTCGAGTTCAGCGACAAGGACTTTGATTCGGAGcacgagaagaagctcgtgTTCCGGCAGTACATCCTGCACCGGCTCCTGGTCTTGTCCATATACCACCCGGCCAGGGGCTGCAACCTCTTCTCTAACACAACGCCCAAGGAGCAGCACGAGCTTCTCGtctcggcgcgggcggctGTCAAGCTCCAGATGTGCGACTCATCCATCTGGTCCAACTGGGATCTGGTCATGATCACATGGGCTGCTCTCATCGTACTCCAGGGGGTTGATGGAGGCGTCGGAGAACCTGATG ATTTGGAAAACGTAAATATCCATCTGCAAAAGTTGAAGGAGATGCATGAGCCGAAACCAAGCCTCAGGGGGATTCTGGCCTCGCGGCTTGATCAGAAGCTTCAGGGACTACACACACCCGCGTCCGGAGATGCCGAAGGTTTTGAGCAGGAAATACGCAACCTGGACAACTCATGGTACATCTTTGATCAGGCTAGCCTCCAGGCTGGATACAACCTCTGGTCGTATGAGACTCAGGGAGGCTGA
- a CDS encoding Amino acid permease, which yields MADVKAPTDISSSPRRSVDAAPEKNLDADELRLAQMGHTQELKRHFSTLSLIGLASTTTISWTGLGLGLITEINAGGPGAVIYGFILVTLLQCFLGASLAEFVSSYPTEGGMYHWIAAVAPRRMTGVLSFFTGWFSVLGWIFTTASTNLIYAQVLMALIAVYHGDLEIQAWQTFIVYQGLNLITACIVMFGNKIIPGLNKFSLFYLQIGWLAVMVTVAACAPTHRDPEFVFRTWINNTGWENQVVCFIMGLVNPLYSLGGLDGVTHITEEMPNPSRNAPLAIAITLCIAFVTGITYLITLMFSIQDFDALSTTNTGLPLAELFRQVTQGAGGAFGLTFILFVALGPCVVSSQLSTGRVFWAFSRDGAMPFSRVWSRVHAKWQVPMNSQLAVTAIVAALGCLYLGSSTAFNSLLGTAVTINNISYMFPILTNLLTRRKNMHHGVFHMGPTLGPVVNSVTVCWLTFAIVFFSFPYVKPVEPANMNYTCVVVGGLTVLVGAWWLKAGSKYSEKMLQAKEE from the exons ATGGCAGACGTCAAGGCGCCCACAGACAtctcgtcgagcccgaggcgGAGCGTTGACGCCGCCCCGGAAAAgaacctcgacgccgacgagctccgTCTGGCCCAGATGG GCCATACGCAGGAGCTCAAGCGGCACTTCAGCACGCTCAgcctcatcggcctcgcgtcgacgacgaccattTCCTGGAccggtctcggcctcggcctcatcaCGGAGATCAACGCCGGCGGGCCGGGCGCCGTCATCTACGGCTTCATCCTCGTCACGCTGCTGCAGtgcttcctcggcgcctcgCTCGCCGAGTTCGTGTCGTCGTACCCGACCGAGGGCGGCATGTACCACTGGATCGCCGCCGTGGCGCCCAGGCGCATGACGGGCGTGCTGAGCTTCTTCACCGGCTGGTTCAGCGTACTCGGCT GGATCTTCacgaccgcctcgacgaACCTCATCTACGCCCAGGTCCTCATggccctcatcgccgtctaccacggcgacctcgagatCCAGGCGTGGCAGACCTTCATCGTCTACCAGGGCCTGAACCTCATCACGGCCTGCATCGTCATGTTCGGCAACAAGATCATCCCCGGCCTCAACAAGTTCTCGCTCTTCTACCTGCAGATCGGCTGGCTCGCCGTCATggtcaccgtcgccgctTGCGCGCCCACCCACCGCGACCCGGAGTTCGTCTTCCGCACCTGGATCAACAACACGGGCTGGGAGAACCAGGTCGTCTGCTTCATCATGGGGCTCGTCAACCCGCTGTACagtctcggcggccttgacgggGTGACGCACATCACGGAGGAGATGCCTAAC CCCTCGCGGAACGCCCCCCttgccatcgccatcacGCTCTGCATCGCCTTCGTCACGGGCATTACGTACCTCATCACCCTCATGTTCTCCATCCAGGACTTCGACGCCTTGTCCACGACCAACACCGGCCTGCCGCTCGCCGAGCTGTTCCGCCAGGTCACgcagggcgccggcggggccTTCGGTCTGaccttcatcctcttcgtcgccctggGCCCCTGCGTCGTGAGCTCGCAGCTGAGCACCGGAAGAGTCTTCTGGGCCTTCTCGAGAGACGGCGCTATGCCCTTCTCCAGAGT CTGGTCGAGAGTCCACGCCAAGTGGCAGGTCCCCATGAACTCCCAgctcgccgtcaccgccatcGTGGCGGCGCTGGGCTGCCTCTACCTcggctcctcgacggccttcaACTCGctcctcggcaccgccgtcaccatcaacaacatctcATACATGTTCCCGATCCTCACGAACCTCCTAACCCGGCGCAAGAACATGCACCACGGCGTCTTTCACATGGGCCCCACACTCGGTCCCGTCGTCAACAGCGTCACCGTGTGCTGGCTGACCTtcgccatcgtcttcttctccttcccctACGTCAAGCCCGTCGAGCCCGCCAACATGAACTACACGTGCGTCGTGGTAGGCGGCCTCACCGTCCTGGTTGGAGCCTGGTGGCTCAAGGCCGGGTCGAAGTATAGCGAGAAGATGCTCCAGGCGAAGGAAGAGTAA